The DNA region ATCCCAGAAAATGCAAGCAATAGATCTGTTCCCGGTGGTGCGTAGTGTTTCTGAAAGTGTGATGCCTTGGACAGAGAAGGAAGAGAACAGGGTCAGAGCTTGATCCCTTTCCTGGGCGAGGAAGAATCAAAGGAGCTTGTGACACGGTTTCTCCCGTCGGTGAAGATGTATGCGAGGAGGTGGGTGGCAGGAACTTTCATGAAAGTAATATTTATATCCGTTGCAGAAGGGTTGCTTTCGACCATTAAAATAATCTTAAAATCCAATAATCTATTTCTAATTATACATGTTTAATGTTCCTAATTATactgtaaaaataaaaatgattgaataaaagaaattaaaagaatattgaaagaaaaacatatcgatgaaagaagaaaaaattatcTGAATCTCAATTTATATGGCCTTCTTTGTCGGTATGAGCTGTTGCTAACAAAGAAATTGTTCAACTGACGACTTTGGTGGTTAGTAACCACGAAAATGTTTCAAGTTACTGACAACAAACTGTAGCTAACGAccaaaaattataaaactgCCAAGTTACTAAGGTAATTATGAAATAAATCACTTACGAGTTTGACCGTTTGTCAGTAATGACCATAATTTAAAAAGATtgcttaatttcaaaaaaaaaaaattaaactaccACTTTAGTCGTAGTTAACTAACTACCATAATTTAAAAAGACCGCCAAGCCGGTGGTTACTTGGTGGTAACTAATCACTGCAAAAATTATTTGCCAATAGATTACCGACAACCTAATCATTGGTTACAGGAAGATTTTGTAAAATCATGTCGGCAATGATGTGTTTTCCTGGTTAAATCCTCCGTTCTAGGTCTAGGCATACGCAAGGATGGGAAGGAGACCACAACTCCAAATCGATGTCCCAAGGCAGGTTACCACCCCTCTCTCTATCGCACTCTCCCTCAACATACAATCAATGGGCACAATAAAATTCTGAAGTGGATTCAAAAACTAGAAAGCGTGAAAGTGCACCAAGACTTCCCAGGGAGCAATTTTAAGAATTCCCTTAGGTCGTCCACATGATTACCATAGTCAAATAGGGAGACCTTTCGACGCTCGCTTCTTTCGCTGTGTACCCCTCCATCCTTCGGAGGTGGAacaaaaaaaatgtactaaaattatatattttatctAAGTAGGGCCCTAGGACGAAAAAAAAAAGGCGGGGGACCAGAGTTTTCACGATAGGAAAGAGATAAAATAAATGATTAGCGGAATAAGGAACCAAGTactcaaaactcaaaaacaATAGAAACTTCTTCCCAAATTAATTTTGACTTAAAAATAAATAGTTAAAAGATCTCCAAACATGGTATTAGTAACTCTAGTAACTAGTAATTGTGTCACAACTGTTAAGACCTTGAACTGCAAAATGTTCATGTTCTTTTACATTGGAAATGTAGTCCCAATTTTAATATACACCATTCACATTGTTTCAAGTACCTTACCTACCTCGACATATTAAATCGTACCTTTTCCTTCTCGTTGATTGCATGGTGGTAGACAAACGCAAAACACAAATAACTTCAATCTCACGTAACCATTGTGAACTCTCCTTTTGATTCTATAGGGTATTTGAGCCTCTCTGTCCCTCATGGTACTGTTTTATACATTCTCTGGACCACAAATTCACATAAAATCCATCAGAAAGCGTCTTTCTATATAATTGTTAATGTTGATATTTACATTACTGCTATTCTGATTTCTTATACAGGGGATTCTAACCTGAGAGTTTGTGTCAGGGTATGGGGATTGAGAAACTATTTGAACATGCTAACAAAATCAAGCACACGTTACAATACTATTCATATGTAACTGCTAATGTTTAACTATATAAATCAAGTGTTCGAGGAGTAGATGTTGGAAACATAGCTTCTATCTTTGACTTAGATAGCTAAGTATTTGACTTGGGTTTTTTCTCATCTCAGAGCACTTGCTATAAAAGATAAGTGAACATTTTGAAGTGATTCCTCTTTTCTGCGATTTGATTTTGTAGGGACAAACATATATCGGTGTAATTAAGTTAAACAGAGATGGCCATGGTGCTCACCAAAAAAAGTGCTTGTATTTTGCTTGTTCTTCTTTGTGCTGCCTGGCTATCCTCTGCTAGGTTGAGCCCCACAGGTATGTTTCCAAACTTCTTTTTGGCATACTATACATATATAGCATGTTTGaagtttatttttgaatttcaatttaATGAAGTTGTTGGACTGTGCAATCATTGTAGTCAAATTTAACACTTTCGAAAATTCAACTTTTAGAAGCTATATTCACTTTTGGAAGTTTAATTGACCTCCAGAAGTGAATTTCGTTTTGCGTTTCGGACGTGTATTTTTTTAACTTctggaacaaaaaaaaatcactttcgGATGTCCATCCGAGATCCGAGAGTGAAAATAATTTCTAAATGTTCAATTTGAAGTGCAAAACTTGACCGTAGGGATTGCAGGAACCGGCTACACTTAATTCAGATCCATAATTTTTCCTTAAAATCGATTATGGCACaaaaattcttctacaattaattCAAAAGTCTGAATCAATTAAAGGGACAAACTTGTGCTTAGCTTTTGTATTTCATAATTGATACTAAAGAATTTCCAAACTAGGTTTCTATGAAACAATGCATTATTTGCTTTCTAGATGTAACTTATATGCAAGTAATGACCACAAATTGGTGAAAAATGCAGGTGCTACAGATTTTGAAATTTCTGATAGGAAGGTAAACATTTTAAATTCTAGTTATTTCCTTTTCATACTAGAATACAAAGGGCGTTTCTTATTGCCAAGTATAAATAAAAGGTTGATTAATTATCTGCTATAATATGCTGGGAACTTCTTGAACAGGCAAGCATTGATGCAGCTAGTGCTACAAAAAGTACTAGGGTGAAAATCATAGCTGATCAGGGGAACTTGAACAAACCAAATGCTATGCAACTTGTGAAGAAATCTGGAAAGTTTAAGCCTGCTTCCAGTGTTAGTGTGAGAAGCCGTTTGCTTGATGAAGATTCGGGTTTTGTGGCTTTCAGTGCTGATTATCATCGACCATCGCACCACCCACCTAAGAATAACAAGTGAATTCAATTCAAAGTTTCACCTTATCAATTATGGAAGATCTTTTAGGTGCATTTTTGTTCATGTTGTTGCTTTACCATATGCTTTCTGTCACTGAAATGAGTGCTTATATGTGTAAGTTCATAGGTTATATAAAAGTGCTTCTTACAAATCAAGTTGGAGAAGCATTTGCAAATTATTAGTAAAATTAAGAGTCTCATTCTCATTCCCTAGTGTTTTTGTAAACCGTATAATTGATGTTGTCCCAGAGTTTCTCTCTGTCCATTACAAAAAGAAGTCATGTATTAGTATGTCGTGTTTTATTGATACTATTCACTATTCAGTTAAGTTATGAAAATGATGTTCAGACATGTTTTTCACGAATATCCTTTGGACATACGGCTTAGCGACAATTTTCAACCGTTGCTAATGTTTGTCGCGGCTAAAAATTGCAAAAGAAAGTGTATATCTGTTGGATTTTTAGCAAAAACTTTAGGTTCATATATCattattcttcttcttgtttCAAAATATATCATTATTCTTCAGAAAAATTGAGAAATAATTTGTTTTGGCACATGGCCCCCATTAAATGAGAAAATTTACAGCCCGTTCTATCATGTCTCAGCCCGGCCCAATATGTCCCTTGGGCTGAGGCATTACAACTAACAACCTTGATGCATACCTAAAGGACTAAAGGAGTCATTtcggaaaaagaaaagaaaaaaatcaaaagggGCATACAATATATGAAAAGTTAAAAAGTCCAATATCTTAGAAGAAATTCATGTTCATGAAACTTCAAcaaattgaccaaaaaaaaaagaaacttcaacaacaaaaaaattcatgttCATGATCTAGTCTTAATGAAAAATTAAAGCAGTTGATTCTTTCGTTTCTTTAATAAGCcaaattaaatatattgaagtgAAGTACAAGATGTACTTTAACGCAATACAAGtatgaaaaaatgagaaatgaaaaCTAAAAGTAGTAACTTTTACAATATCACAACAATGATCTTCCTACTAGTAAAAagcccaccacccaccaccttcAAGGAGACAGATTAAAAAAATCACGCATCATTAAAATCTTACCAGAAAAAACCtggtgaagaaaaaaataaatacatgATTTCAATAATCAAGAGGTTGGAAAAGTAGCTGATTCTTTTGTTGAATGAAAGTTTGTGGTTTTGTCTTAAAAAATATATCTTCGTAATTGACAAAAAAATGTGATATCTTTGTAAAGCATAATACTAATGTCTCTTACCTTTCACCATTTTCCTTTGCATTTAACGATGGAAACCTAGTCAAGAGTATTAAAAACCTAACCAAGAGTATAATTTTGGCAAGGTCTGACCCCATATTCAagttgtttataaaaaaaagcaaGTTTTTCAACACAAGAGCAAAAGTCTTAATTAAGATACAAAACATTTTTAGAATATCATAATTAAAATAACTTCTATAAAATGAAaagttttttaaattataatttcttCTACAATATACAATGGTTGTTTTGAAAGAATAGTTTGATGATCTGCACTTAgaaattactattttttttttatctgaaACCCACGTAACCATATCCACACACATTCCATGTCCATGGTTGGAAATCATGCATGATTTTTGGGCAAATATACTGCAAATACATATCACGTGAATCAACTTCTTGTTGTAGTCAAACGGAAATTGGGAGGCGATGCCGTGAGGGAATCATGGAAAGAGACCCCCACCCTCACCCGTGATccaattcttttttattttctattttttaaaaaataattagttaCTACCCTCGTCATTCGTCAATAATAGTAAGTATACTTccataaaaaaatagtaaatataCTTTGCACCGAATGACGACCGGTCATAAAATGTTCTACATTATCATAAATAGATATCAAATTATGACTTCATTAATAAGAAATGTGATGAGCAACCACTACACACCAAACCGCATATTTATGATTTCATTGAGAATACCCCACAACGATCATTTATAAAGTTATATATTAGAGTTTTCTTACAGCATCTACATctatcatactcactaaaatatttacacatcatttttttaatttctcataatgtcacatcatctacGTACCccattttactaactttttactccaactcaacaactcttaaaagtttttatagtggatcccaccatcaacatcacatttgtatattttattatttatcttcattttaattaattgtaagtgcttgtaataaatacaagctcataTTTCAAGTCTAGTGTGGAGTATTTATtctcacatactcatctttgccatgttggaattgaatatgtactccaatgaTAATAAATAtccatatgagtatgtatttaacattagatactaccataCATGATTTTATCATATTAAAATTTGTATGAATTCCTCTGTCATGTACATTTAATGAAATAAGTTCACTTGTTTTTAAGTCTCCCCAAAATAATTATTATAGACTAATTTCACTTTCTCCTCCGTAGTAGCATCATTCAAAAGTTAAAGACTAATTTGTACCCAAAAAAGTTGAAGACTAATTTCACACCAGGCCTAGAAATAGTGATTGTTTTTTGGAGGTACcgaatttaatataaaaataacgGGAGTAAAGACATATTTAAATGTAAAGTTTAACATGATAATGTATATCATATTTCACAATCTAGTcagcattttcaattctctcTTTTCACACTTCAAAAGTTCAAACCAACGAGCAGCAAGACCACTAGTGTGCGACAGTGTCGTGTTGTTGGGACCTATATACGATGACTCCAATCAACACTCCCTTCAGCAGTGTTTCAACAGCTATATACAGCATCATTTTCAAATAGAAATGGAATCGGTTTTGATTTTCAACTCTCTCGTGAATTGTACCCGCTTAATTGAGTGAATATGAAGCAAATGCAATAAtctaataactaattattagtATAGAAAATATCAtgattattataaataaaagtGTCATTTTAAAAGTTACAAAAAGTTaatcactattttttttaaaggaactactatttttttttgaaacttaaaggaattactatttattacttaattatatttttatctttatataATTACTTGATAAGAGAAATAATTATGTATATATAATATgtcaaagataaaataaaagacaTATTTTTTAAAGTAGATAATAATTTTGATATAAATGAGTAAAATATAATAACCTTTTGATATAGTTCTGTTATTGGATTGAATTACTtttctaattttaaaaaattaatataatcaaatatggaaaaaaattaaattttaatcaaaatgaaATGAGACAAAATGTATTATTAACAAAAATACAAATCAATTCAGATAGGATtgaattaaatttgaatttataactaaattaattaaaaatatgaacAAACTTTCAGTTCCTATGAATCTAACAACTCCCTATTTCTTTTCATAGAAACCACACTCTAAAATAGGAACAATGACCACACATAAACAAGGTGCtcttcaacaacaacaactgtACGTAGGTACCATGTTTCTATAAGACCAAGGTAATCCAACGCACATTAAATTCATATGAAAAATGGAAAGTGTTGTTCGCTGGAAAACCGATGTACTCCAACTCATTGTTCAATTTGAGTGGATGGACAGGAAAACACATAGAGAATGGGAATTTCTATATATAGTTGTGTTGTTATAATTCAAGGTTTCAATCTCTTCTCCTTACCCGCTTTCTCTTTTCCCAAGTTTGTAGAGCCAACACAATTCGTCCATGGCTATGGAGGCTCCACACCAGTATCCGGGGAAGCTCACCTTCAGGGTGGTCATCACCTGTATCATGGCAGCCACTGGTGGTTTGATTTTTGGTTATGATCATGGTGTTTCAggtaaataattttattcattcatttttgttttaattctAAAATATTTATTGCTTTGATGATAATGACATTTTCAATTACCCTTTTGGCTATTGTTTGAGTCTGAAAATGAGATTTTATTTCTGGGTTTTCAATGCTTTTATCTGCTGGATGAGATTTCTTATGTGGGTGTTTTGAGTATTTGTATTTTCCTCAATTTTGAGGTCAATTATGTTAAAAAggattcatttttattttttttggaaatccaATTATATTAATAGAGGATAGAGTCTAAGCTCAGGATTAATTTTTATGatgcatttttctgggttatGATGCATGTATTGTGGTTGATGAAATGTCTGACTTGGTTTTTTTTGTTGTGTTCTTCATTCTATAGGTGGTGTGACCTCCATGGATTCCTTCCTGAAGGAGTTTTTTCCATCTGTTTATGAGCAGGAGTCTAATGTGAAGCCTTCTGCAAACCAGTACTGCAAATTCAACAGTCAGATATTGACGCTGTTTACATCTTCCTTGTATCTGAGTGCTCTTGTTGCGGGTCTAGGGGCATCCACCATAACCAGGATTATGGGCAGGCGTGCAACTATGATTGTTGGTGGGTTATTCTTTGTATCAGGTGCATTGTTCAATGGATTAGCCGACGGCATCTGGATGCTTATTGTTGGAAGGTTGTTGCTTGGTTTTGGCATTGGATGCGCCAATCAGGTGCATTTTCTTTAGATCTCCCAGCATGTTTgaatcaacttattttttttttcacaatcaATTTTGTTATGACACCCGGAAGTTACTCACAGATTCTTATttatagaattgattttaatcttggaatcaattgtagaaagatttccaaacaGACACTCAATTGGTTCTTGCTATGATTGTAGTCCTATGCTAACCGATAGTTGCTCTTCCCATTTTCAGTCAGTGCCAATTTATCTCTCAGAGATGGCTCCTTATAAATACCGGGGAGGTCTAAATATGTGTTTCCAATTGTCAATCACTATAGGCATCTTTGTGGCCAATCTATTTAACTACTATTTTGCCAAGATACTGAATGGTCAGGGATGGAGATTAAGTTTGGGGCTTGGTGCAGTCCCAGCCGTTATTTTTGTTGTAGGCTCACTTTGCCTTCCTGACTCACCGAGCTCCCTTGTTGCTCGCGGTCGTCACGAAGCTGCTAGACAGGAGCTTGTGAAAATACGCGGGACTACTGATATTGAGGCAGAGTTAAAAGACATTATTACTGCTAGTGAAGCTTTGGAAAATGTGAAACACCCTTGGAAGACCTTGTTGGAGAGAAAATACAGGCCACAGCTTGTTTTCGCCGTATGCATTCCCTTCTTCCAGCAATTCACTGGCTTGAATGTGATTACATTCTATGCTCCAATTTTGTTCAGAACAATCGGTTTCGGACCCACAGCTTCTCTCATGTCTGCAGTGATCATTGGAAGCTTTAAACCCGTTTCAACCCTTATTTCAATATTTGTTGTAGATAAATTCGGAAGACGCACCCTTTTCCTTGAAGGGGGTGCTCAAATGTTGATTTGCCAGGTACTTGTTTCACTTTCACATTTCTCCAACATCAACATTTTTCATTTCATTGGTCTGTTGGTTTTCAATTAATACGTATTCTCTGTTTTGGCCTCAGATTATCATGACAATTGCTATTGCTGTTACATTTGGCACAAGTGGGAACCCTGGCCAGCTGCCTAAGTGGTATGCAGTTGTGATTGTGGGTGTCATCTGTGTGTATGTCGCCGGTTTCGCTTGGTCTTGGGGTCCTCTAGGTTGGTTGGTGCCCAGCGAAATCTTTCCACTCGAAATTAGGCCTGCTTGTCAGAGTATCACGGTTGGTGTCAACATGACCTGCACTTTCTTCATAGCTCAATTCTTCACTGCAATGCTCTGTCACATGAAGTTTGGCTTGTTCCTCTTCTTTGGGGGCTTTGTGGTCATCATGACCATATTCATCTACAAGCTATTTCCAGAAACAAAGGGTGTCCCACTTGAGGAAATGCATAAGGAATGGCAGAAACACCCTATCTGGGGCAAGTTTTTGGATGCAGGAAGAGCTGATGAGAAAGACTCTAAGTGATAATTGTTAGTTCTTTGTTTGTTACACTCTTGGATTTGCAAAGTGTGGCTTCACTTGAAAATTTTATTGGCCAAGCTTTGTGATGATGCTGCTGTAATATATAAAACATTTAAGTTGGAATCTTCACACATTGTACATTGCAAAGTGCAAAGCCACTTGCATTTGGTTCCATTTAGACTCAGAATTGTAATAAACAAACATGCCACAGTCAAGTTCTTTTCAATGTAGAATACTCTTGTTCTGCTACATGAAGAACTGCGACTAAGTTTTGTCCTTTCAACTAACCTCGCCCCATTGCATATCAAATATGAATATAATCCAAGAATATGGAGCATAATGTTTGATGTTAGTTATGAATTGTGTTGAAAATATcatcactcttttcttttccaatAATTTCTCCGTAGTTATAGGTTAAAGTCAAGAGAGAGATATGAGGTCTGCATCAATTCGACAACAAAACATAAAACAACCGTAATTAAAGCCTGTCTTTACTAGGTAACAGATTCACAATCATCAACAACCGTTCACCTGATAGATGTAAATACCTGCTCTGTATTCTTGATGGTTGGAACCAAATGATTATTAGGAAGCCTTATAAGTTGGGCACGCAAATGATACAAAagggttaaaaattaaaatactacCAACATTAATTtcgaccaaaatatcatcaacatgACAATCAGGCTTTCATATTGACAACAAAAATAGACAATAAGGCTTATCATTCCACATGGGTCGAAAAACGTGATGGATCAAACAAGTTCATTTTCCTCCATCAACcattaaattttcattaaatgCACTTAAAGAAAAGTTAGTTTCTGATAATTTTAAACTAGATTtttcacccgtgcgttgcacggggcgGGGGAGCATATATCAATTAATTCATACtttataaacaaataaataagtatAAATCAGCACAATAATATGACGACGGCTTTTAAAAAGACATAAATTTACATCAATTGACCAAAATATTTAAACGGTTGCCATAAATAGAAGAGCATACACCTGTATAGATTAAATCATGCACTGaatgatataaaaaattgataataaaCCATCAAATAAGAACAACTCCATTATGAAAAGAATTTGAGGTTCTACACAGTTTCGCAATAaatgatataaaaaattgataataaatCAGCAAAATGATGTCTAGTTGATCCAAGCTAttctcaaggaaaactcctCTATTTTTTCTTGGACCTGGGCATTGTAAATGGAAAGGAATTAATTACTCTAGCTTACAATTAAAAATCAAACACATAAATCTcattatatattgtataataaCATGAAATTCGATTTAAAAAAAGCATTTACTGAAGACGAAGATAGATAGACGTATTCAATCTACTACAACAATTTAACAATTAAGTTTAAACCAGCaactataaatattaaaataatgatAAATTAGTTGCCTTCTAGATTTAAaatcaaaaataggataaagaGGAGGAAAAAACTGACTTACCAATCAAATGTTATTGAAGACCTCTTCATATACAACGTTTCGTGTACAGTTTGAAATTACGTTTGAATGACAGTTTATAGGTCCaacaataaaattcattttaccCTTCCATGTTAAAATTATCATCAATATTATATGGGGGATTATCAATCTTATAAACAATAATTATCAACTTAGAGTATCAATTCATTATGGGGGAGTTTCAATCTAACAAACTATATAaaattgtaatttatttttggaGATCATGAACCGATAAAGAGTTGAACAATAGATAAGATCAAAAGGGAAAAATATAACGAAAAAACTGTTATAGGCATAGTAAGCAACAAAACTTagatattaacaaaaaaaataggcGTCTAGAAggtatttaattaaataaaatagaatTTAAAAAGATATAGATATAAAATTTCAGTTAAGTTCatcattctattttttttagttaaacaTGCGTATTCTGTTCAATGGATAAGGGTTATGAATAacaatttttttgcaaaaaacaattaataataatacaaaCAGGGGAAAATGGAATTTGAGACTCAAAATAACTTCTTTCATTCAATTCATTTTCGTTCAGACCAAAAGACAACAAAACAGAGACCTGAATAAACTAATATGCCATCCCAAAACATACTAATAATAGGCAGATTAAACATTAAGATTGAAATGAAACTGAAAAAATGGAAAACACCACACTGACGAACTAACTAACATCCAGGACTACAAAACAACACACTTAACAGCTTGAAAAGACAACCACAATAACAAAACATCAAAACAACCAACACAACAAAAAACAGTCTTCAgatcttctcctttttcatagCTTTAAGGGGTTTCTTGCAAGTAACTGAGACTCCAACAACTTCGGCATCAGGGGGAATGGACGCTTGGAAGGAGGGGAAATCTGGCTTTCAACAGATACATCCACTTCAGGCTCTTTAGCAGTTTCAGCAACTTGGATAGCTTCAACAGATTCAACACCAACACTCTTCATCTACAATAAAAAGAGACATGATAACGATGTCATTATTTTGCTGTATATAAAgccagaaaaaaattaaatagaaaaCAGAAATATCTTGTATAAACCTTTTCCTTAGACTTCAAATATGTTTTAGTAGATTTCTTAGTTGAACTAATGCAAGCAAGAGGAACAGCAGTAGCTCGAGGAGATTGCTCGCCACTGGAACCATCAGAATCAACAGACTTATTGATGTCTAATTCACCAGCAGGTTCAATCTCTTTTAAGGTCATACCAAGTTTTGCAGATTTATCTCCAACAATCTAAAATAGAATACATAAATATCAATTCACAAAAGAGAACTtaataataaacataaatttAAGAAGCATATTTATAACTTGTAAAAAATTTACTTTAACTTTTGGAGTTGGATCAGAAGGGACAGGAGAGATTCGCTGAGTATCTGAAATCAAGTCAACAGCAGGAGAATTAGACGTCTTCACAGCATTGGAATTTTCAGCATTAACAAACTCGGCATTAAGATCttaaatttatttcaaaaattaaattaacaatCATTGAAACAATTACATCAAAACTGAATTTGTACTCAAAGTAAAGTTTACCTTCACTTtacttgaagatgaagattcaccCTTCAACACTGAAGTAGGGGTCCCCATAATCAACAATGGAGTAGAACCCTCAATAGATTGCAGGGATGCCTGAAACTGATACATAACCTTTGAGTCTGCCTCTTCAACATCAGGATTAAACAGGATCCTTGTAGCTCCATACACATTTTGAATGCTTGTTATCCCTGACATGCAAAACACATGTTAagacaatatatatatttagtaCATACTACATAATGAGAAAATATTGCATGTGACAACCTCTGAATGGTTTCATCTTTGCAAATTGCACAATAACAACTGCATGAATTAGATGTACCTTGGCATCCATGTAAACTAATTCCATTGAGAACGACAGCTTTGATCCACCGAAGCAAGGACTGGCCCACATCCGGTTCACTTTCAACACAATAGTCCAAGTATCATTTGAAGGGTTAACAGATGAAACATCATCAACCTTGATAGCCATTGAGAAAGAACGCAAAAACAGAAGTAAAGCGATATGAGGAAATAAGAAGGGGAGGATGATGGATTCAATAGCAGAGATGGTCCTTAAATAGGGGAATTAGAGAGAGGATGGTAGAACCCCAAATTCGAATTAGGGtttaatgaaatgaattaaggATTTAGAGTTCCGAAAACAAACCTCGGGTAAGGTTGAGGGGCGGCTGGAATCAAATAAATGGCCACCTTGGGTAAACATCCACAGGATTTGGATCGCCAAACTTGGGGAGAAGCATCACGCGTGCTTGATTAGGTTAGGGAAAAATCGAATTGGGGAAAGAGATGATGGAAATAGAGATGTGTTTAATGTTTGATGGGAGTTTTAGCGTTGGAGAGGGAGAGAGTGCAGAATGGGGGAGTTCTCCAACAATTGATCAcgtgaaaaaatcaaaaaataaagaatacaGAAAGGAAAGAATATGAAAGAAGGAGTAAATcacttcttttttatttgattttttaattttaaaaagtattAGTTTATCTAAAATTCaataactaaattttaaaaagtattaAGTGTATGATATTTGGAAATAttgataaaatttattaattaaaaaaatatcctAAATTTATTTAAACCCATAATTTCTAAAAGTAAAAAAGGATccaaatagttaaaaaaaatctaaatatattattatagtaaagtttgatatatatatatataatataatataattctgTTTATTATCATAAattcaatataattataattaaggtATAGATTTATACCAAGAAAAAAAGGTACAGATAAAAattgattgataaaaaaaatgccAAGAAAGGCTTCATCGAGAATGGGGgagtaattttatgtttttttggaaacaaacaaaatagtgggagagagaatgagttCTTAATAATGAAGGAtgatagtgggagagagaatgGTGAGTGGAGCt from Lotus japonicus ecotype B-129 chromosome 2, LjGifu_v1.2 includes:
- the LOC130739692 gene encoding sugar transport protein 1-like; translation: MAMEAPHQYPGKLTFRVVITCIMAATGGLIFGYDHGVSGGVTSMDSFLKEFFPSVYEQESNVKPSANQYCKFNSQILTLFTSSLYLSALVAGLGASTITRIMGRRATMIVGGLFFVSGALFNGLADGIWMLIVGRLLLGFGIGCANQSVPIYLSEMAPYKYRGGLNMCFQLSITIGIFVANLFNYYFAKILNGQGWRLSLGLGAVPAVIFVVGSLCLPDSPSSLVARGRHEAARQELVKIRGTTDIEAELKDIITASEALENVKHPWKTLLERKYRPQLVFAVCIPFFQQFTGLNVITFYAPILFRTIGFGPTASLMSAVIIGSFKPVSTLISIFVVDKFGRRTLFLEGGAQMLICQIIMTIAIAVTFGTSGNPGQLPKWYAVVIVGVICVYVAGFAWSWGPLGWLVPSEIFPLEIRPACQSITVGVNMTCTFFIAQFFTAMLCHMKFGLFLFFGGFVVIMTIFIYKLFPETKGVPLEEMHKEWQKHPIWGKFLDAGRADEKDSK